A portion of the Stigmatella aurantiaca DW4/3-1 genome contains these proteins:
- a CDS encoding zinc-binding alcohol dehydrogenase family protein yields MQMMKALGQTQFGGTEVLKEVSLPVPELRVTDLLVRVKAVGINPVDTKVRANVGGYGQFQQEEVLVTGWDGAGMVEEVGSAVGGRFRPGDEVFFAGDLSRRGCHAEYVVVDSRLAGRKPASLSFAESAAVPLAALTVWEGMLEGCGIPREPRPGNPQRALVVGGAGGVGTMAIQILSRVCGLQVVATASRRESAEHCRKMGASMVIDHYKNMKEQLAAAGIASVDYVLNTADPNTHFEALAALLAPLGKMCCLQPITKPVNLAPLFQRRISVVFEMMFARSMLRVSPEAQGAILDHVSMLLDAGTLRTPLVKKLPWTVAALAEAHALSETGRAIGKTVLAPV; encoded by the coding sequence ATGCAGATGATGAAGGCGCTGGGACAGACGCAGTTCGGAGGGACGGAGGTGCTGAAAGAGGTCTCCCTTCCGGTTCCTGAACTCCGGGTCACGGACCTGCTGGTGCGCGTCAAGGCCGTGGGCATCAACCCCGTGGACACGAAGGTCCGCGCCAATGTGGGCGGGTACGGCCAGTTCCAGCAGGAGGAGGTGCTCGTCACGGGTTGGGATGGCGCCGGCATGGTGGAGGAAGTGGGCTCGGCGGTGGGAGGACGCTTCCGCCCGGGAGACGAGGTCTTCTTCGCGGGAGATCTGTCCCGCCGGGGCTGTCATGCCGAGTATGTGGTGGTCGACTCCCGCCTCGCGGGGCGCAAGCCCGCCTCGCTGTCTTTCGCGGAGTCCGCCGCCGTTCCGCTGGCGGCCCTCACCGTCTGGGAGGGCATGCTCGAAGGCTGTGGCATTCCCCGCGAGCCGCGTCCTGGCAATCCCCAGCGGGCCCTGGTCGTGGGCGGGGCGGGCGGGGTGGGCACCATGGCCATCCAAATCCTCTCACGCGTGTGTGGCCTCCAGGTGGTGGCGACGGCGTCACGGCGGGAGAGCGCGGAGCATTGCCGGAAGATGGGCGCCTCCATGGTGATTGACCATTACAAGAACATGAAGGAGCAGCTCGCCGCGGCTGGGATTGCGTCGGTGGACTATGTGCTGAACACCGCGGATCCGAACACCCACTTCGAGGCGCTGGCGGCGCTGCTGGCGCCCCTGGGGAAGATGTGCTGCCTCCAGCCCATCACCAAGCCCGTGAACCTCGCGCCCCTGTTCCAGCGCCGCATCTCGGTGGTGTTCGAGATGATGTTCGCGCGCTCCATGCTCCGGGTGTCGCCGGAGGCGCAGGGCGCGATCCTGGACCATGTCTCCATGCTGCTGGACGCCGGGACGCTGCGTACCCCCTTGGTGAAGAAGCTCCCCTGGACGGTGGCGGCGCTGGCCGAGGCCCATGCGCTGAGCGAGACGGGCCGGGCGATTGGCAAGACCGTGCTGGCGCCCGTGTGA